From Camelina sativa cultivar DH55 chromosome 7, Cs, whole genome shotgun sequence, one genomic window encodes:
- the LOC104703085 gene encoding pentatricopeptide repeat-containing protein At2g25580-like yields MYKKIALFTRTNHVLSLPNEKRIHQVMRNLSTAVERLDFGNSNEYQVEDSSHMMNPREGFNGSSGNGQSQNPTWSYGKGSETQSLGSNHEQPWKQSPGMSNNSQVQSHCQGNWYGTNSDYQSTSVGSSWHSGKTVDRDVSDMIREFEDFCEQENPRMALTTMEKLELKGYVMDLRELIWLSQLFGEENAFQEDSILQEAKVSVQGKIRAKVYNSAADDLKHYTDWAINELDKICDQGKVKKALCTIDTLASLNHVVDLTRLLRLAKVCGEAEALEEGKAVHGKIIALARHLDVSSYHVLLEMYSNCGLVNEAVSVFENMPERNLETWYITIRCFAKNGRGEEAIDLFSRFKKEGNKPTAQLFRGVFYSCGMLGDVDEGLLHFESMSKDYGIVPSIEDYVSLVEMYALPGFLEEAVEFVEKMPMEPNVDVWETLMNLSRVHGNLELGDQCAEFVELLDPTRLNKQSREGFLPVKASDVEKERLKKKSGVHALPGLTNRTNEFKAGDTNLPENDELLELLRNLKMHMIEVGYVADTKPALHDIDQESKETALLGHSERIAFARAVLSTAPRKQITILKNLRVCVDCHNALKVMADVVGREVIMRDAKRFHHLKNGACSCNDYW; encoded by the coding sequence aTGTATAAGAAGATAGCATTGTTTACCAGAACGAATCATGTTCTCTCCTTACCCAACGAGAAAAGGATCCATCAAGTTATGAGGAATCTCTCCACAGCTGTTGAAAGGTTAGATTTTGGAAACTCTAATGAATACCAGGTAGAGGATTCGTCACATATGATGAACCCTAGAGAAGGGTTTAATGGGAGCAGTGGAAATGGGCAAAGCCAGAACCCAACTTGGAGCTATGGGAAAGGTAGTGAAACTCAGAGTTTGGGTTCAAATCATGAGCAGCCGTGGAAGCAGAGTCCTGGTATGTCTAATAATTCGCAGGTCCAATCTCATTGTCAAGGCAATTGGTATGGGACAAACTCTGATTATCAGAGTACTAGTGTAGGATCGTCTTGGCATTCTGGTAAGACTGTTGATCGCGACGTATCTGATATGATTAGGGAATTTGAAGATTTTTGCGAACAAGAGAATCCAAGAATGGCCTTAACTACTATGGAAAAATTGGAGCTTAAGGGTTATGTTATGGATTTACGTGAACTTATATGGTTATCTCAGCTATTTGGGGAAGAAAACGCTTTTCAAGAAGATAGTATTTTGCAAGAAGCCAAGGTTTCTGTTCAGGGGAAGATCAGAGCTAAAGTTTACAATTCAGCTGCGGATGATTTGAAGCATTATACTGATTGGGCGATTAATGAACTTGATAAAATTTGCGACCAAGGTAAGGTGAAAAAGGCCTTGTGTACAATAGATACATTGGCAAGTCTGAATCATGTTGTGGATTTGACTAGACTTTTACGGTTAGCAAAGGTGTGTGGGGAAGCAGAGGCTTTAGAAGAAGGCAAGGCTGTTCATGGGAAGATTATTGCTTTGGCTCGCCATTTAGATGTTAGTAGTTACCATGTACTGTTAGAAATGTACTCCAACTGTGGGTTGGTGAATGAAGCTGTGAGTGTTTTTGAGAATATGCCTGAGAGGAATTTGGAGACTTGGTACATTACAATAAGATGTTTTGCAAAGAATGGTCGAGGAGAAGAGGCTATTGATCTGTTTAGCCGCttcaaaaaagaaggaaacaaaccCACTGCTCAACTATTTAGAGGAGTTTTCTATTCATGTGGTATGCTAGGTGATGTTGATGAGGGACTGTTGCACTTTGAGTCAATGTCCAAAGACTACGGCATCGTCCCCTCCATTGAAGACTATGTTAGCCTCGTTGAGATGTATGCGTTACCCGGATTTTTAGAGGAGGCTGTAGAATTTGTAGAGAAAATGCCGATGGAGCCAAACGTTGATGTGTGGGAAACATTGATGAATCTTTCTCGAGTGCATGGGAATTTAGAACTTGGAGACCAGTGTGCTGAGTTTGTTGAATTGTTAGATCCTACACGGTTGAATAAACAGTCTCGGGAAGGATTTCTACCGGTCAAGGCATCAGATGTTGAGAAAGAGAGACTAAAGAAAAAGTCGGGAGTTCATGCCCTTCCCGGACTCACAAATAGGACGAATGAATTTAAGGCAGGGGATACCAATCTTCCTGAGAATGATGAACTGTTGGAGCTATTGAGAAATTTAAAGATGCATATGATAGAGGTGGGCTATGTCGCTGATACGAAACCTGCTTTGCATGATATTGACCAAGAGAGTAAAGAAACAGCACTTCTTGGTCATAGCGAGAGAATAGCTTTTGCTCGTGCTGTTCTCAGCACCGCACCCCGCAAACAAATTACTATTTTGAAAAACCTTCGTGTGTGTGTTGATTGTCATAACGCATTGAAGGTTATGGCAGATGTAGTTGGTAGAGAAGTGATCATGCGAGATGCAAAGAGATTCCACCATCTTAAAAACGGGGCTTGCAGCTGTAATGACTATTGGTGA
- the LOC104703086 gene encoding uncharacterized protein LOC104703086 isoform X1 — translation MRFRKGSRIEVYSHKEAPYGAWRSAEIISGNGHTYGIRYYSFELSNNEAVEERVPRKMIRPCPPQIDVDRWEAGGLVEVLDNNISWKAATVLKELSGRYYAVRLLDAAVELTVHKVNLRARQSWQDERWVVVGKVSCSLKSSTLTGSDVDQNLKPLLNSVVPQETSIASVRMLKRSSPCDWSESAESCTRSPKKVRALEEERYQHWFASSSSSSAEKAASERMGGKLNVQASFNKKITGFRQMVRVRSKRFSECVGTGNGCYDTDACSVGSCSPISYDENDIPTCFLDGPSQGADSFSSDAESSEEAFGLREEASWKHSLASGGAVRSSRPELYTYCRKLGKLFASGPLNWDQEASLTDLRLSLNISVDEHLMELRHLKSAGVGHTSLQCGINCYMLFFFQRILIMIV, via the exons ATGAGATTCAGAAAAGGAAGTAGAATTGAGGTGTATAGCCACAAAGAGGCACCGTATGGTGCGTGGCGATCAGCGGAGATTATATCGGGTAATGGTCATACTTATGGTATTAGATATTACTCTTTCGAACTTTCCAACAATGAGGCTGTTGAGGAGAGAGTTCCAAGGAAGATGATCAGGCCGTGTCCACCTCAAATAGATGTAGATAGATGGGAAGCTGGTGGTTTGGTTGAGGTTCTTGATAACAatatttcctggaaagctgcTACGGTTCTGAAGGAGTTGTCTGGAAGATATTATGCGGTTCGGTTGCTTGATGCGGCGGTCGAACTCACAGTTCACAAAGTGAACCTCAGGGCTCGGCAATCTTGGCAAGATGAAAGATGGGTTGTGGTTGGAAAG GTATCTTGTTCTCTCAAGTCCTCTACGCTGACTGGATCAGATGTAGACCAGAATCTGAAGCCGCTTTTGAACAGTGTGGTGCCTCAGGAGACTAGTATTGCTTCTGTGAGAATGTTGAAGAGATCGTCACCCTGTGATTGGTCTGAGTCTGCTGAATCATGTACCAGAAGTCCTAAGAAGGTAAGAGCATTGGAGGAAGAGAGATATCAGCActggtttgcttcttcttcttcttcttcagcggAGAAGGCTGCTTCTGAACGTATGGGTGGTAAATTGAATGTGCAAGCTTCGTTTAACAAGAAGATAACTGGTTTCCGACAAATGGTCAGGGTAAGATCAAAAAGATTTAGTGAATGTGTTGGTACTGGAAATGGTTGTTATGATACTGATGCATGCTCGGTTGGTAGTTGTAGCCCTATTAGTTATGATGAGAATGACATACCAACTTGTTTTCTAGATGGTCCTAGTCAAGGTGCCGACTCTTTTAGTAGTGATGCAGAATCTTCAGAAGAAGCATTTGGGCTCAGAGAGGAAGCTAGTTGGAAACATTCGTTAGCAAGTGGTGGAGCAGTGAGATCCTCTAGGCCTGAACTATACACTTACTGCAGAAAACTGGGGAAACTATTTGCTTCCGGCCCCCTAAATTGGGATCAGGAAGCATCACTAACCGATCTCCGACTTTCTCTTAATATATCAGTTGATGAACATCTGATGGAGCTAAGACATCTAAAGTCGGCTG GTGTTGGACATACTTCCCTGCAATGTGGAATCAACTGTTATATGTTGTTCTTTTTTCAGAGGATTCTTATAATGATTGTATAG
- the LOC104703086 gene encoding uncharacterized protein LOC104703086 isoform X3 → MRFRKGSRIEVYSHKEAPYGAWRSAEIISGNGHTYGIRYYSFELSNNEAVEERVPRKMIRPCPPQIDVDRWEAGGLVEVLDNNISWKAATVLKELSGRYYAVRLLDAAVELTVHKVNLRARQSWQDERWVVVGKVSCSLKSSTLTGSDVDQNLKPLLNSVVPQETSIASVRMLKRSSPCDWSESAESCTRSPKKVRALEEERYQHWFASSSSSSAEKAASERMGGKLNVQASFNKKITGFRQMVRNLQKKHLGSERKLVGNIR, encoded by the exons ATGAGATTCAGAAAAGGAAGTAGAATTGAGGTGTATAGCCACAAAGAGGCACCGTATGGTGCGTGGCGATCAGCGGAGATTATATCGGGTAATGGTCATACTTATGGTATTAGATATTACTCTTTCGAACTTTCCAACAATGAGGCTGTTGAGGAGAGAGTTCCAAGGAAGATGATCAGGCCGTGTCCACCTCAAATAGATGTAGATAGATGGGAAGCTGGTGGTTTGGTTGAGGTTCTTGATAACAatatttcctggaaagctgcTACGGTTCTGAAGGAGTTGTCTGGAAGATATTATGCGGTTCGGTTGCTTGATGCGGCGGTCGAACTCACAGTTCACAAAGTGAACCTCAGGGCTCGGCAATCTTGGCAAGATGAAAGATGGGTTGTGGTTGGAAAG GTATCTTGTTCTCTCAAGTCCTCTACGCTGACTGGATCAGATGTAGACCAGAATCTGAAGCCGCTTTTGAACAGTGTGGTGCCTCAGGAGACTAGTATTGCTTCTGTGAGAATGTTGAAGAGATCGTCACCCTGTGATTGGTCTGAGTCTGCTGAATCATGTACCAGAAGTCCTAAGAAGGTAAGAGCATTGGAGGAAGAGAGATATCAGCActggtttgcttcttcttcttcttcttcagcggAGAAGGCTGCTTCTGAACGTATGGGTGGTAAATTGAATGTGCAAGCTTCGTTTAACAAGAAGATAACTGGTTTCCGACAAATGGTCAGG AATCTTCAGAAGAAGCATTTGGGCTCAGAGAGGAAGCTAGTTGGAAACATTCGTTAG
- the LOC104703086 gene encoding uncharacterized protein LOC104703086 isoform X2 produces MRFRKGSRIEVYSHKEAPYGAWRSAEIISGNGHTYGIRYYSFELSNNEAVEERVPRKMIRPCPPQIDVDRWEAGGLVEVLDNNISWKAATVLKELSGRYYAVRLLDAAVELTVHKVNLRARQSWQDERWVVVGKVSCSLKSSTLTGSDVDQNLKPLLNSVVPQETSIASVRMLKRSSPCDWSESAESCTRSPKKVRALEEERYQHWFASSSSSSAEKAASERMGGKLNVQASFNKKITGFRQMVRMVLVKVPTLLVVMQNLQKKHLGSERKLVGNIR; encoded by the exons ATGAGATTCAGAAAAGGAAGTAGAATTGAGGTGTATAGCCACAAAGAGGCACCGTATGGTGCGTGGCGATCAGCGGAGATTATATCGGGTAATGGTCATACTTATGGTATTAGATATTACTCTTTCGAACTTTCCAACAATGAGGCTGTTGAGGAGAGAGTTCCAAGGAAGATGATCAGGCCGTGTCCACCTCAAATAGATGTAGATAGATGGGAAGCTGGTGGTTTGGTTGAGGTTCTTGATAACAatatttcctggaaagctgcTACGGTTCTGAAGGAGTTGTCTGGAAGATATTATGCGGTTCGGTTGCTTGATGCGGCGGTCGAACTCACAGTTCACAAAGTGAACCTCAGGGCTCGGCAATCTTGGCAAGATGAAAGATGGGTTGTGGTTGGAAAG GTATCTTGTTCTCTCAAGTCCTCTACGCTGACTGGATCAGATGTAGACCAGAATCTGAAGCCGCTTTTGAACAGTGTGGTGCCTCAGGAGACTAGTATTGCTTCTGTGAGAATGTTGAAGAGATCGTCACCCTGTGATTGGTCTGAGTCTGCTGAATCATGTACCAGAAGTCCTAAGAAGGTAAGAGCATTGGAGGAAGAGAGATATCAGCActggtttgcttcttcttcttcttcttcagcggAGAAGGCTGCTTCTGAACGTATGGGTGGTAAATTGAATGTGCAAGCTTCGTTTAACAAGAAGATAACTGGTTTCCGACAAATGGTCAGG ATGGTCCTAGTCAAGGTGCCGACTCTTTTAGTAGTGATGCAGAATCTTCAGAAGAAGCATTTGGGCTCAGAGAGGAAGCTAGTTGGAAACATTCGTTAG
- the LOC104705047 gene encoding potassium channel AKT6-like, producing the protein MEKKKVWFWGVKDDEEDGGGRAKDAEDEVADHLSRDGTMSQYSLSKGLLPPLGASARSSRDVILRRFIVSPFDPRYRAWETFLVFLVLYTAWASPFEFGFLQKPRAPLSILDNIVNGFFAVDIILTFFVAFLDKVTYLLIDDPKKIAWRYTSTWLAFDVVSTFPYESFGSLLHESIQGYGIFSMLRLWRLRRVSNCFARLEKDRKYSYFWVRCTKLLLVTLFVIHCGACFLYSIASHYPDPSKTFIALTDENWKQSPIAVRYNTAMYWSITTFSTTGYGDIHGVNSREMTFIICYMVFNLGLSAYIIGNMTNLVVHVTGRTRKFRDTIQAASGFGQRNNLPVRLQDQMVAHLCLRYRTDSEGLQQQEIIESLPKAIRSSISHYLFYEVVDKIYLFHGISNDLLFQLVTEMKAEYFPPKEDVILQNEAPTDFYILVTGAVNPSRTMSFGSLVLPSPPSSFSAKLKPFNGYGRLHRHLVRASSSDVPDFLSADWLESRRKRPFGPRLDVMTLYLLHQLRXSHIAASKGSHYCVVLLLENGADPNISDSEGNVPLWEAIIGRHSGIAKLLAENGAKLSLDSVSYFACLAVERNSLDILKDIINYGGDVTLPDGNGTTALHRAVSEEHLEIVKFLLDQGADLDRPDSYGWTPRGLAEHQGHEDIKTLFHDHRPVEKKPKPVPGIPQVPVTGKPLMKYSSEPTMHSGEMPLVREGGQVVVSQRRKLNNFRNSLFGFISAANTADDGGDPSRSPAVPIGGGGGGSMFYPARVTISSPENNGGKVILLPNSMEELLEIGEKEMGFVPTKVLTREGAEIDDITLIRDGDFLILSRDP; encoded by the exons atggagaagaagaaggtatggTTTTGGGGTGTGAAGGACGACgaagaagatggaggaggaAGAGCCAAGGACGCAGAGGATGAAGTAGCTGACCATTTGTCTCGAGATGGAACCATGAGTCAGTATAGCCTTAGCAAAGgccttcttcctcctctggGAGCCAGCGCTCGTTCCTCTCGTGATGTCATCCTCCGTCGCTTCATCGTCTCTCCCTTCGATCCTCGTTACAG agcGTGGGAGacgtttttggtgtttttggtgCTCTACACAGCTTGGGCGTCGCCTTTTGAATTTGGGTTTCTGCAAAAGCCAAGAGCACCTCTCAGTATTCTCGATAACATTGTCAACGGGTTTTTCGCTGTTGATATTATCTTGACGTTCTTTGTTGCCTTTTTAGACAAGGTAACTTATCTCCTTATCGATGATCCAAAGAAGATAGCTTGGAGATATACGTCGACTTGGCTTGCTTTTGATGTGGTTTCCACATTTCCTTACGAAAGTTTCGGGAGTTTGCTTCATGAGAGTATTCAGGGATATGGGATTTTTAGTATGCTTCGTCTATGGCGTCTTCGGAGGGTCAGTAATTGTTTTGCCAG gtTAGAGAAAGATAGGAAATACAGCTACTTTTGGGTTCGCTGCACGAAGCTTCTCCTT GTTACTCTATTTGTGATTCATTGTGGTGCTTGCTTCCTTTATTCCATTGCTTCACATTATCCAGACCCTTCCAAGACATTTATAGCATTAACAGATGAAAACTGGAAACAGTCTCCTATTGCGGTGCGGTATAACACGGCAATGTATTGGTCTATAACTACTTTCTCCACAACAGGTTATGGTGATATACATGGTGTTAACTCAAGAGAGATGACTTTCATTATTTGCTACATGGTTTTTAATCTTGGATTATCAGCATATATAATTGGTAATATGACCAACTTGGTGGTTCACGTAACTGGCCGCACCAGAAAATTT AGAGATACCATCCAAGCGGCCTCGGGGTTTGGTCAGAGGAACAATCTGCCAGTGCGCTTGCAAGATCAGATGGTAGCTCATTTGTGTTTGAGGTACAGAACTGATTCAGAAGGATTACAGCAGCAAGAAATAATCGAATCCCTTCCCAAAGCTATTCGCTCCAGCATATCGCATTACCTGTTCTATGAAGTTGTTGACAAGATCTATTTGTTCCATGGAATCTCCAATGATCTTCTTTTCCAGTTG GTCACTGAAATGAAAGCAGAGTATTTTCCTCCCAAAGAAGATGTGATTTTGCAGAATGAAGCACCAACAGACTTCTACATATTGGTCACCGGAGCTGTT AACCCGAGTCGAACGATGTCGTTTGGGTCTCTCGTCCTTCCATCTCCACCTTCATCCTTTTCTGCTAAGCTCAAGCCTTTCAATGGCTACGGAAGGCTCCATCGTCATCTCGTccgagcttcttcttctgatgttCCCGATTTCCTCTCTGCTGATTG GTTGGAGAGCCGTAGGAAACGACCGTTTGGCCCGAGACTTGATGTAATGACTCTCTATTTACTGCATCAGCTTAGANCCtct CATATAGCAGCATCAAAAGGAAGCCATTATTGCGTCGTTTTACTTCTTGAAAATGGAGCAGATCCTAACATTAGCG ATTCAGAAGGTAATGTACCCTTGTGGGAAGCAATCATAGGGAGACATAGCGGAATTGCTAAACTCCTTGCAGAGAACGGAGCAAAGTTAAGCTTAGACTCAGTGAGCTATTTCGCGTGCTTAGCCGTGGAAAGAAACAGCTTAGACATACTCAAAGACATCATCAACTACGGCGGCGATGTCACACTCCCTGACGGAAACGGAACCACAGCCTTACACAGAGCAGTCTCAGAAGAACACTTGGAGATTGTTAAGTTCTTACTAGACCAAGGTGCTGATTTGGACAGGCCGGATTCTTACGGGTGGACACCTCGTGGTCTTGCCGAGCATCAAGGGCATGAAGATATCAAAACCTTGTTTCATGATCATAGGCCCGTGGAGAAGAAACCGAAACCTGTCCCTGGAATACCTCAGGTTCCTGTGACAGGAAAGCCATTGATGAAGTATAGTAGTGAGCCTACAATGCATTCAGGAGAAATGCCTCTTGTCAGAGAAGGAGGTCAGGTTGTGGTTTCTCAGAGACGCAAACTTAATAACTTCAGAAACTCGCTCTTCGGATTCATTTCAGCTGCAAATACCG cTGATGATGGAGGGGATCCTTCAAGAAGCCCAGCAGTTCCtataggaggaggaggaggaggaagtatGTTTTATCCGGCTAGAGTGACCATTAGTTCGCCGGAAAATAACGGTGGAAAAGTGATATTGTTGCCGAATTCAATGGAAGAGCTATTGGAAATTGGTGAGAAAGAGATGGGTTTCGTGCCAACTAAAGTACTTACAAGAGAAGGAGCTGAAATTGACGACATCACTCTTATTAGAGATGGTGATTTTCTCATTCTTTCAAGAGATCCTTGA
- the LOC104703087 gene encoding uncharacterized protein LOC104703087, which produces MSFGSLVLPSPPSSFSAKLKPFNGYGRLHRHLVRASSSDVPDFLSADWLESRRKRPFGPRLDFSAEDAVRHQLDALKYNVHPRDDYGIEVMYRFAGFDPFERSTYFGPFFDLGQFERFRRIFHHSSYRVLLGHKDRKILSSLFVEENRFKQRIWIQGNRPEEEEIFEFTMFQRIGGSWDGYWLTESLLHDGDVFSGGLAY; this is translated from the exons ATGTCGTTTGGGTCTCTCGTCCTTCCATCTCCACCTTCATCCTTTTCTGCTAAGCTCAAGCCTTTCAATGGCTACGGAAGGCTCCATCGTCATCTCGTccgagcttcttcttctgatgttCCCGATTTCCTCTCTGCTGATTG GTTGGAGAGCCGTAGGAAACGACCGTTTGGCCCGAGACTTGAT TTTAGTGCTGAAGACGCTGTTCGACACCAGCTTGATGCATTGAAGTATAATGTCCATCCTCGTGATGATTATGGCATTGAGGTCATGTATCGG TTTGCTGGATTCGATCCATTCGAGAGATCCACCTATTTTGGTCCTTTCTTTGATCTTGGACAG TTTGAGAGGTTTAGGCGTATTTTTCATCACTCGTCTTACCGTGTGTTGCTTGGTCACAAGGACAGAAAAATCTTAAGCAGTTTGTTCGTGGAAGAg AATCGTTTCAAGCAGAGGATATGGATTCAGGGAAATCGacctgaggaagaagagatatttGAATTCACAATGTTCCAG CGGATAGGCGGTTCATGGGATGGTTATTGGTTGACGGAAAGCTTGCTTCATGACGGAGATGTATTTTCAGGAGGGTTGGCTTACTGA
- the LOC104703088 gene encoding V-type proton ATPase subunit c''2-like: protein MYDAESLRAGYAIFASGIIVGFANLVCGLCVGIIGSSCALSDAQNSTLFVKILVIEIFGSALGLFGVIVGIIMSAQATWPTK, encoded by the exons ATGTATGACGCTGAGTCTCTTAGAGCTGGATATGCAATCTTTGCTTCTGGAATCATTGTTGGATTTGCTAACCTTGTATGCGG GTTGTGTGTCGGAATCATTGGAAGCAGTTGTGCGTTGTCTGATGCTCAGAACTCGACGCTCTTTGTTAAGATTCTTGTGATTGAGATCTTTGGGAGTGCTCTCGGGTTATTTGGAGTTATCGTTGGGATCATTATGTCAGCTCAAGCTACATGGCCTACAAAATAG